The Engystomops pustulosus chromosome 3, aEngPut4.maternal, whole genome shotgun sequence region CTGCACAATTACACCAAGCTACTGAAGACAGAGTAAAGGAGGGAGGTGAGgagattattaattttttttatattatacaaaCTGAGGCAGAGTGGGGCATTATAAAGATTGGGGAAAAAGGAGTGGGGGCATCATAAAGACTGGATCAGAGTGGGTGCATTATTAAGAATGGGGCAGAGTATTGGAGACATTATAAAGACTGCTCGGAGGCTACTGCAGTTTTCATAAATTAGTGGAAAGTGATGCCAAATTCATAAATGAGGGAGGCTGCTAATCTTTTAATTACTgagaagaggctgctgggcatttcatgaatgaggggaggctgttgtACATTTAATGACTAATGGAGAGACTGCtgtacatttaattagtgaggggaggcggctgcacatttaattagtgagtggaggcggctgcacatttaattagtgaggggaggcggcTGCACATTTAATAAATGAGTGGAGGCAGCtgaacatttaattagtgaggggaggctgctgcgcatttcatgaatgaggggaagTTGCTGaacatttaattaatgaggggaggctgctgcacatttaattagtgagtggaggcggctgcacatttaattagtgagtggaggcagctgcacatttaattagtgaggggaggctgctgagcatttcatggATGAGGGGAAGTTGCtgaacatttaattagtgaggggaagcagctgcacatttaattagtgagggaatGCTGCtgcacatttaattagtgagggggagctgctgagcatttcatggATGAGGGGAAGTTGCtgaacatttaattagtgaggggaagcagctgcacatttaattagtgaggaaaGGCTGCtgcacatttaattagtgagggggggctgctgggcatttcataaaTGAGGGGAAGTTGCtgcacatttaattagtgaggggaggctgctgcacatttaattagtgaggggaggctgctgtacatTTAATTAGTCAAGGGAAGCTGCTGCACATTTAAtaagtgaggggagactgctgcacatttaattagtgagcagaggctgctggtcatttcatgaatgaggggaagTTGCTGAGTTGCTGAACATTTCATGACTAATGAATAGACTTCTGCACAATTAATTGatgagaggctgctggacatgaaTGAGGGGAGGATGCTGATAATTTTtgtagtgaggggaggcttctgcACATTTAATGAAACCcccttccccccaaaaaaacaaacaaacaaacaaactgaCATGAACTAAAGAATATCTCATTCTGGTCTTAATGACTTGTTCCTTACTTTGAATTTCTGGATATTTCATCATGAGTAGAAGACCCCACCTCAGGGTGGTTGAGGTTGTTTCCATTCCAGCGGCAAATAGGTCATTTACCAGCATTGTTAGGTTTTCATTTGTGAAGTATAATTTAGGATTTGGTTTTTCCTAAGATGTAAATAAAGCTGGAGATCAGAACATTGATATCAAGATGCTTTCAAAAACAACAAGATTTGCTACAGAGCCTTAGGTACATAACATGATATAAGGTAAAATGCTAAGCCTAGATGTCGCCGCTACCTGAAAGCTATAGGGGTGGCAGTGGTCACATCTTTGACCAGGCCTATAAACTAGGTGGTTCAAAGGCTACAATAACAACACTTAGATCTGCTATGAGGTCTGGCAATTTAAGCATCATAAATCCTTCAAAGTTGGAGAGGTTTATTAAAGATACTaccagggggctagcaggcatgCCCCACTGTCCTGCTGTGCCGAGATCAGTCTAGGGATTGACCAGGATAGTAGATGTTGGTGGACTATCTATCGTTAGGCTATCGATTAGGCTATTTGATTAGTCGTGATCAGTTGACCAGCACTATGTTTAAATAGGGGCATGGAGCAGAAAGCAATCAGCTCCATCTTTGTTGCATTTACCGTTAACTTTTAATGATGGCTGCAGAAGTTATGGCCACCAGTCACAACAGTTGGCTCAATGTCCCCACAGTAAGTTGTCACATGCCAGATGACAAATTCCGCCCCGTTAGTGTTTCAGTACCTCTTGCTGTTTCACCAGGAATGTATCGATGAGATTTCTCTGGTCATTCACATCCAGCTCTTTCCTATGGTTGGTGAAAGTCTCTCGAAGAAACACATGCATGTCTTCTACGTTCTTGGCCACCTTCCTTTGAATTCCCGAACACCAGTGCATCACAGATGGATACGCATTATACAGCTGCATCAGAAAACAATAATCAGGTTCCTTTCTATCCATCTGAGCATGATGGAGGTAAGTCGGCTATTGTACAAGTAGTCAGCTGGGGGAAGGGTTTGCATGTGTCTAGGGGCTGGTTGGAAAGGAAGGAGAGCACCGGCCTGGATCCCCATCCAATGTAAGATATCCGCACTCAGGCACAGTCACACTAACAAATCAACCGGGCTGAAAGCACTACGGCTATTGGTGCACAATGCGGATTGTCATGTGGacaatataataacaataaatctttatttgtatagcgccatcagCGCTATGGGGGATCAATAAGAGTGAGGGTCCtcttcacaagagcttacaatctgaggatgaaggggggaggaCTTGTTCTATGGTCCAGCCATTATATAGGggataaaataatgaaataaatagaTAACTAACGCTGAATGAATCAGTCACCAGCGGATGGCAATATGCGCTGAAACCAGGGAGCATTAGTCTCCAGAGAAACCAGAGGAGGAGTAAGAATAGAAAGTGAAAGTTACAAGTAGTAAGGGAATGTGATAGGACTGAAAAGATGGGTTTATAGAGCACATTTGAAAGTTTGGTAGTTAGGTGTTAGCCTGATAGATTTGAGGcagtgcattccagagaataagtgcagctctagagaagtcctggagaagtgagtgggaggttAGAAACCAAAGTTTGCTCATAAAATCCACAGAGAATCTGCAATGCAAGCAGAtagccttaaagggcacctaccaccacaaatctacctataaaggtagattgggtggtaggtggatcaatgggacgtgaggagagccctttaagggctaatcctcacgtccctgcacttttttaataactttaatttggtatttattcaaatttacttatgcggctagcggggcgtggagtagccgcatatgagattacatgaggcggctactccacgccccggtacccactttacccctcctactcacccatcttcggcgcgcagctccgcgtagctgcgcgccctcgtccggcgatcctgccgtctgcgcatgcgcagaagagcaggcccgcgcctgcgcggtcacaactccgaaacaggcgcgggcctgctcttctgcgcatgcgcagacggcaggatcgccggacgagggcgcgcagctacgcggagctgcgcgccgaagatgggtgagtaggagggataaagtggctaccggggcgtggagtagccgcctcgtgtaatctcatatgcggctactccacgccccggtagccgcataagtaaatttgaataaataccaaattaaagttattaaaaaagtgcagggacgtgaggattagcccttaaaagggctatcctcacgtcccattgatccacctaccacccaatctacctttataggtagatttgtagtggtaggtgccctttaaggtttAGTATAAAATGACAAAGTTTTGCCAAACCCAAACTAGAAGAAGAGAACTTGAAAGAAAgtcattttataaaataattttatttttactttggcgatttttttttactctatttCTGTATTCATACTGTAACATGAATCGGCTCATTAACGTCAATGTACCAAGTTACAGCCCCCAGGATGGATGTGACACTGTGCTTTGAACTCTTTTCAAGTGGATATAATGCACTTAGATGGGGGCACATTACAGTATTGCACAATTATCTTGTATATATTTCGGAGATATTGGGGTGAAATAAGTTTACAGAAGATATATTGCTATCAGAATTTTTTGGCAGTAAGTTATACGCCGTGAGTTAGGTAAATGATGCTTCGTCATCTGAAAAGTTGAGGTCTGATCACAAATTGCTTGTGTTGGATTGGACCAGATCTTTTGGTCAGCCTAGGCACAGGAACGCATAGGTCAGGCATAAGACCCCAATATTGAGGCTGCCAGGGTCTATTTTCTAGGGGTTTAAGAAGGGTGGGCCCAAGAATAATTTTACTTGGTAGACCCAAAGAACCAGTGTCTGACATTGGACGTCCTAAGAATAGTCCATCAACGTTATTCCCCATCCCTTTGTGGAGTGGATCTACTCACCATGCCCATTGGACTTCCGATTAGTTTGACAttatcgttattatattttaagagCTTCGCAATTGTGGGATCTTCATAATCAAATCGTTTACTCAGTAAAATGGAGACTATTACGTTGGCCGCAGCAGCATTCATGATCACCGTGTTATCAAATGGCTCACCTAGTAATAAAATGGGAAAAACAAAGGTCATGATGTGTCATCTCAACAGATGGCCAATGGCCAACCATGAAGCCTTAGAAAAATGCTGAATCAGGTTCTTGTGGAAGGAACAATGCACATTCTTAGCACTTCTGACAGCTCTGAGTGCAACCACACTGGATCAGGAGGCTGTCTGAGATCTAAGGACGACCTGACCCAAAAGATAAACTTCTGGTGTCTGGATTCATTTTTAGGGATTGGTGATCTAGAATAACtcggaggtctggtctgggggtcttaaTTTATTTTGTGTCCTCTAATGAGATTTAGATTTGTTGTATGGTTTTTGTTTGTGACTTTGCTTCATTTGAACTTCAGTTGAGTTTGGGATTTTGATCATGTATTAGTTGTTCAGGtcaatttttttccataaatagcaCCTGTCCATGGGCTCTATTTGATACTACAGGCTTTCTTCACCTATTGAAATAATTTGATAGAAATTACTTTGATtctcaaatattttttaaaaaacaaaaccttcTTAAAGGGAGCATACCGACTTTATACAGATATGGTAGAGTAAATGAAAGAACCCAAGTTCCTTGAGGTTATACAGGTGGTCACCTACTTGAAGACACCCatttacagacgaccactagttaaagacggacccctctgccccctgtgacctctggtgacctctctggatgttactatagtcctagactacaatgaaTGAATAGAAGGACCTGGGAAGGGGGTAGAGTGGCCACTCGAAAACCCCCAAGAGGGATAGGAtagcaaaaaaagagagaaagcgCACACCTCGTGTGATATTGTTGAGGGTGATATAGATCGAGTTGGCAGGTGGTAGTGGGGAGACTCTCACCTGGGGTATGTGGTATAACGCTTGTCGGATGGATACGAGTGTGGCAGCCAGTCAAAAATGCTCACGTACATCCGTGGACCAGAGGTGCGCTGTCGTGGGAGCGGCTAGCAAGAGGACCTGGAGCGAGTGGTGAACCGGCGCCGTTATCACTCGTGAGGCAAAGATGTGCCAGAAGGTTTTCTTTATTGGATGATACacagctacgcgtttcggctccgtACCGGAGTCTTCGTCAGGCTTATCATGATAAGCCTGACGAAGACTCCGGTacggagccgaaacgcgtagctgtGTATCATCCAATAAAGAAAACCTTCTGGCACATCTTTGCCTCACGAGTGATAACGGCGCCGGTTCACCACTCGCTCCAGGTCCTCTtgctagactacaatgatcagctgtacggtgtctgtaatgaagctttattgatcccattacagccaaaaatttttaaattcaaattgtcactggggcaaaaaaaaaaaaattgtctaaaactacaattataaaatatacaggtccgacttacatacaaattcaacttaagaacaaacctatggaacccatcttgtatgtaacccggggactgcctgtaatgcctTCCACTGAGCACTAAATAGGTGTAGCCCTAATCATTAAATTAGCTAAAGCAACGTCTAGGAGGACAAAATCTTGGACCACCCACCTGGCAATAGTGAGCCTAATTAGAATATTGggtaggggctacagaaaaatttCAACTGTACTGAAATCAATGGAACAGAGCATATAAACAATGagtaataaacataataaaatctaaCAAAACCACTCACCAACCTTTGTACGATCTGAACTTCTGAACCAAAAAGTCACTTTCTTCTGAAATGGTGTTTTCAATGGTCACCTTCCCCATTCCAAAGTCTCGCAGTGTTGACAGGGCGAAGCGTCTCATCACTTTCCAGTTATCATCATAAGAAAAGATCAAGCCTGAGCGTATGATACATAAAGAGGGAGGGAGGGTTATATGGCAGTGGGCTACAGCATCATTCTTCCATGGTTATCGAAGTCAAGTCTTCTCAAGAATAAAGTTGTTTGGGTTATGGAATCATCGTAGAGCTAATGGACCCAACCAGTCTTCTATTATAGGACCTTAAATTTCCAATCTGAAGAACTTAATATAAATTCAATGTGGATAATTAAAGATGGAAAGGGCTCGATTTAGGGGCTGTTTTTCAAATTTTGCTTTCACTTTCCCACCAGAGGTTCGGAAGTATAAACTTTTCCCTTTGTTCAAAACTATTTCTGTCTTATTGTCTAAGCTCTAGTCAAGATAAAGCGAGAAGGAGATAAAATGTCTGACTCCAGCCATTGATTTTTGACCTTTTGGGCCTCGGAATTTGTAGACACAAGAACGTCCTCTAGAAAATTTTGCAACCCTAAACTACAATCCAACCCAAGTTGGGTATGAATTATTATTTTAAGCTTCCCCCCCTATGTTAAACCTTACCTGTTCACATGTAATGAGTTTCACTTAATTCAGATGCCACTATCTCGGGCTCTATAGCATTGAAAACTATGATGCTGGTTTTGttttaaagataataatctcatcCTCACacagtctactttattatttggtgtGCTATACAACCGGAGATGCaggcttctaaaaaaaaaataataataataattctttatatagcacacacagattaggcagcgctgcacaaagtatggcaaattggtccctgtccccatgaggctcacaatctaaacaacttaacagtatgttttggagtgtgggaggaaaccggaggacccagaggaaacccacgcaaacacagagagaacatacaaactctttgcagatgttgacctgggtgggattcgaacccaggaccccagtgctgcaaggcagaagtgctacccaccaaAATAGTTGGGAATGTGAAAGCAATTAAGGATATCAATCACTAGTATGAATTGCTTTTAGAGATGGAATTATTATCTTTAAAATTACACCTAAAGCACATTTGTACAAAAATCAACAAGATATAGTAAGAGATAAATATTCCCAAATCTGAATCCGGGCAATGGGCTACAAAGGATGATCTTAAAGATCTCAATCTAAAGTTCCCCCTCTCGAGAAGCTTTTATTGGGGGTGGCCCATAAACTGAACCAAGCAATTTTATTGGATATTGATTGGATAAAGGAGTTGATACACCAATCACCATTAGCTTCTTATTGTATCATTCTTACCGTGTCCTTTTAATGTGTTATGAAAAATTGGAATTTTATGTCTCCCCGAAAACTCTTCCGCATGATTGACTAGGGCGTCTTTCACTGCATCACATCCACACAGGACCACCACCTTCTCCACTCCTAATTGTATGGTGTATACAGGTCCATATTTCTTAGAGAGCTGCAAAACAAGGCAAGTGAAAGGCACAAAACAAGGCACGAAATATGGAGCCCAATAACCTCCCTTCAGGACATTATCTGAATGTTACCTTATGTAATGTCCGGTAAGGTCTCTCCAGGTCTAGAATATGCAGATT contains the following coding sequences:
- the LOC140122652 gene encoding cytochrome P450 2K1-like, coding for MYISDPITLVLSVILFLFVALFLFGQKRSVYNLPPGPRPLPIIGNLHILDLERPYRTLHKLSKKYGPVYTIQLGVEKVVVLCGCDAVKDALVNHAEEFSGRHKIPIFHNTLKGHGLIFSYDDNWKVMRRFALSTLRDFGMGKVTIENTISEESDFLVQKFRSYKGEPFDNTVIMNAAAANVIVSILLSKRFDYEDPTIAKLLKYNNDNVKLIGSPMGMLYNAYPSVMHWCSGIQRKVAKNVEDMHVFLRETFTNHRKELDVNDQRNLIDTFLVKQQEEKPNPKLYFTNENLTMLVNDLFAAGMETTSTTLRWGLLLMMKYPEIQSKVQSEIEKVIGLAEPKITYRKQMPYTDAVLHEIQRFGNILPTNLSHATTQDVNFRGYLIPKDTQVIPLLTSVLNDKEHFIKADEFYPEHFLDSSGNFVRKDAFMPFSAGKRSCAGESLAKMELFIFFTRLLQNFMFKAPPGATLDLSPSLGFTCAPLPHKICAIPRT